A single window of Ignavibacteriales bacterium DNA harbors:
- a CDS encoding LuxR C-terminal-related transcriptional regulator, with translation MDELILVGKRKREFTPRMKEIMNLSRPGVKNKEIAEQLGVSVNNINVMKTKINKRLRLQKGLAKLK, from the coding sequence ATGGACGAATTGATTCTAGTCGGTAAACGCAAAAGAGAATTTACACCCAGGATGAAGGAGATTATGAATCTATCCAGACCTGGTGTTAAAAACAAAGAGATAGCCGAACAGCTAGGTGTTTCGGTAAACAATATTAATGTAATGAAAACAAAAATTAACAAGAGATTGAGATTGCAGAAAGGACTTGCCAAATTGAAGTAG
- a CDS encoding NAD(P)H-hydrate dehydratase, with product MIPLYTSQQVRDADSYAINTLGIPSIVLMENAARSLYAEIISNTNGSVDNNNVGIVCGKGNNGGDGFALARHFIINDYTVKIIALGAEEELKGDALTNFRITKNLISEYPSSKISVYESVKDLSSFDDCSLIIDAMLGTGSRGDLAEPYREIVEKLNQLNSYKVAVDLPSGLDLENAGGEIIFIADLTVTLSEYKTGLFYSNGYVNCGTIKKGTIGIGNEYYDKLTITDYLIEPEDAYYGLPDKALDQNKYSAGKVFVIAGSGKLPGASFLTTNAVLRSGAGSSILAFPKSIKSLAQQMLDSAIVLAYEDEAKEYLSDANLDELEEKINWANVIALGPGLGREEGTKNAVLEILKTHKTKKIVIDADAIHAIGGEEFSKLNLKGKILTPHHKEFADMLRIGLDDLENNLLKYGKNFSIENGCYLVLKGAPTIIFNSAGEAFINTTGNPGLAKFGSGDVLTGMIAGFLAQSDEIEEALISAVYIHSLAADLLFEEKTEYGYTSEDLIEEIPNAIKFILKSFI from the coding sequence ATGATACCACTTTATACTTCACAGCAAGTACGCGATGCCGATAGCTATGCAATTAATACTCTCGGCATTCCGAGTATTGTCTTAATGGAAAATGCTGCGAGAAGTCTTTACGCAGAGATAATCTCGAATACAAACGGTTCAGTGGATAATAATAATGTAGGAATAGTATGTGGTAAGGGAAATAATGGTGGAGACGGATTTGCGTTGGCTCGTCATTTTATCATTAATGATTACACTGTAAAAATTATTGCTCTTGGAGCTGAAGAAGAGTTGAAAGGAGACGCTCTCACAAATTTCAGAATAACAAAAAATTTGATTTCAGAATACCCGTCATCAAAAATTTCTGTCTATGAGAGCGTGAAAGACCTTTCTTCATTTGATGATTGTTCTTTAATTATTGATGCTATGTTAGGAACGGGGAGTCGAGGTGATTTAGCTGAACCTTACAGAGAAATAGTTGAAAAGCTAAATCAATTGAACAGTTATAAGGTTGCTGTTGATCTCCCATCCGGGTTGGATTTAGAGAATGCCGGAGGTGAGATAATTTTTATTGCGGATCTAACAGTTACTCTTTCTGAATATAAAACGGGACTGTTCTATAGTAATGGTTATGTTAATTGTGGAACAATCAAAAAGGGAACTATCGGGATTGGAAACGAATATTACGACAAACTAACTATTACCGATTACTTGATTGAACCGGAAGATGCATATTATGGATTACCTGATAAAGCATTAGATCAGAATAAGTATTCTGCCGGAAAAGTATTTGTTATAGCCGGAAGCGGTAAATTGCCGGGAGCTTCTTTTCTTACAACAAATGCTGTTCTCAGAAGTGGTGCCGGCTCTTCTATACTTGCATTTCCAAAATCAATTAAATCACTTGCTCAGCAAATGCTCGATAGTGCCATTGTGCTTGCATATGAAGACGAAGCAAAAGAATATTTATCCGATGCTAATCTTGATGAGCTCGAAGAAAAAATTAATTGGGCTAATGTTATTGCGCTTGGTCCCGGACTAGGTAGGGAAGAAGGGACAAAAAATGCCGTCCTTGAAATTCTTAAAACCCACAAAACAAAAAAAATTGTAATTGACGCCGATGCTATTCATGCTATTGGTGGTGAAGAATTTTCTAAACTGAACTTAAAAGGGAAGATTCTTACTCCGCATCATAAAGAATTTGCTGATATGCTTAGAATCGGTTTGGATGATCTGGAAAATAATTTGCTGAAATATGGTAAAAACTTTTCGATTGAAAATGGCTGTTACTTAGTATTGAAAGGCGCGCCAACGATAATTTTCAATTCTGCAGGAGAAGCATTTATAAACACAACTGGTAATCCCGGTCTGGCAAAATTTGGAAGCGGGGATGTATTGACCGGAATGATCGCCGGATTTCTTGCTCAGTCAGACGAAATAGAAGAAGCACTAATTAGCGCAGTTTACATTCACAGTTTAGCCGCAGATCTTTTATTTGAAGAAAAGACTGAGTACGGTTATACATCAGAGGACTTAATTGAAGAAATTCCAAATGCAATCAAATTCATTCTCAAATCTTTTATATAA
- a CDS encoding M50 family metallopeptidase has translation MAKQQNRKDKVSELIILLILLIISFFLWDMYFIYPIKLFVVLLHELSHSLAAILSGGKITTLDIGFDLSGKCETVGGNTIIIASSGYIGSLIWGLLFFVSPNNKKIGKWLIISLSTIIFLLSITFSADSIFILLAFILSGLLITAAFFLGIPIVTIIVRSFGLISCVYVLFDIKEDLLSNSSVISDASILSSLINVQVIWIGLSWALVSIIGIYFAIKYSYRKVSD, from the coding sequence ATGGCTAAACAGCAGAATAGAAAAGATAAAGTTTCAGAACTGATCATTTTGCTTATATTGTTAATAATAAGTTTCTTCCTATGGGATATGTATTTTATCTATCCGATCAAATTGTTTGTTGTTTTACTACATGAATTAAGTCATTCATTAGCAGCAATCCTAAGCGGCGGCAAGATTACGACTTTAGATATCGGTTTTGACTTAAGCGGCAAATGTGAAACTGTAGGCGGAAACACTATTATTATAGCATCATCCGGTTACATCGGAAGTTTGATCTGGGGTTTATTATTCTTCGTTTCGCCAAATAATAAAAAAATTGGGAAATGGCTGATCATTTCACTATCAACTATCATTTTTCTTCTTTCAATTACTTTTTCGGCCGACAGTATTTTTATATTGTTAGCTTTCATTTTATCCGGACTTTTAATTACAGCTGCATTCTTTCTTGGAATTCCAATAGTTACTATTATTGTTCGTTCTTTTGGGTTGATAAGCTGCGTTTATGTTTTATTCGACATCAAAGAAGATCTTCTTTCAAATTCTTCTGTAATTTCAGATGCATCAATTCTATCGAGTCTAATAAACGTGCAGGTGATATGGATTGGTCTCTCGTGGGCTTTAGTTTCAATTATCGGAATTTATTTTGCAATAAAATACAGCTACAGAAAAGTGTCAGATTGA
- a CDS encoding YdcF family protein, whose translation MKLRFQNTGLFISVLVTVIVNLFILLYLKYHLNGIPLNEFRVDYFGNILNLIFSFLLFVGIIIHYFRKDKLDKKKLVFLIALQFFITLSMGLIYLIASHDLLNQSGYLFNFPVKKVYSGFLFIVGELFELYSLLYVWGLIFGSENLFEIRTFVRMIVVIFILLVISLFYVWNVRTYDEKKIANEVFEYGCIPGAAVWSHGKPSPIFEGRIRKAFDLYKKGIIKQIILTGGNAPGEISESQAAYKFLRNLNVPDKNLKLETESSTTTLQIKYLYKKYFTSQKLKPILIVSDGFHLTRITQIAKYFNVNVVGVASGYTLSFDKTIYYRTRESIALLLFWIFAI comes from the coding sequence TTGAAACTACGCTTTCAAAATACCGGTTTGTTCATTTCGGTTCTAGTTACAGTAATTGTGAATCTGTTCATCCTCCTTTACTTGAAATATCATCTAAATGGAATTCCACTAAATGAATTCCGAGTGGATTATTTTGGGAATATACTTAACCTGATATTTTCATTTCTTCTATTCGTGGGAATTATTATCCATTATTTCCGAAAAGATAAACTTGATAAGAAAAAATTAGTATTCTTGATAGCACTTCAATTCTTTATTACACTTTCTATGGGATTAATTTATTTGATAGCAAGTCACGATTTATTAAATCAGTCCGGTTATTTATTCAATTTCCCGGTTAAGAAAGTCTATTCTGGTTTCTTATTTATTGTTGGTGAATTATTCGAGCTTTATTCTTTGCTATATGTCTGGGGATTGATCTTCGGCTCAGAAAATCTTTTCGAAATAAGAACATTTGTAAGAATGATTGTAGTAATATTTATCCTATTGGTAATTTCTCTTTTTTATGTTTGGAATGTTCGTACTTATGACGAAAAAAAAATTGCAAACGAAGTCTTTGAATATGGATGTATTCCGGGTGCAGCCGTGTGGAGCCATGGTAAACCGAGCCCCATATTTGAAGGAAGAATACGCAAAGCATTTGATCTTTATAAAAAAGGTATAATAAAACAAATTATTCTAACCGGTGGGAACGCGCCCGGTGAAATCAGCGAATCCCAAGCTGCCTATAAATTTTTGCGGAACCTGAATGTACCGGACAAAAATCTGAAGCTTGAAACTGAATCATCAACTACAACTTTACAAATTAAATATTTGTATAAAAAATATTTTACTTCACAAAAACTAAAACCAATTCTCATAGTCTCAGATGGGTTCCATTTGACAAGAATCACTCAGATTGCTAAATATTTTAATGTGAACGTTGTCGGAGTTGCTTCCGGGTATACTTTATCGTTTGATAAAACTATTTATTATAGAACGCGGGAAAGTATAGCATTACTTTTATTCTGGATATTTGCGATATAA
- a CDS encoding phage replisome organizer N-terminal domain-containing protein: MPDVSWIIIKADFTDNRKFILLEYENPKHRDLAIAVWVKLLTMAARLNGFICYDEDTPYTLQKLSVLLKRKPKQIEIALDLLKKYNLIEVDEKFLIKIHGWDKHQNTEGIEKIREAVRERVRKCRLGKKNKELDVTCDVTVTPGNAQNILKTKENKIEEEIKEKENKELRLFNKKMKILSQCKDEISSKDYTELKKLLDRGSFKEFDKMYMKLAAKIENKKKK, from the coding sequence ATGCCTGATGTTAGTTGGATAATAATTAAAGCAGATTTTACAGATAACCGTAAATTCATTTTACTCGAGTACGAGAATCCTAAACATCGTGATCTAGCAATAGCCGTATGGGTAAAACTTTTAACAATGGCAGCGCGTTTAAATGGATTCATTTGTTATGATGAGGACACACCTTACACACTTCAGAAGCTCTCAGTGTTGTTAAAAAGGAAACCAAAGCAGATAGAAATTGCATTAGATCTTCTAAAAAAATACAATTTGATTGAGGTAGATGAAAAGTTTTTAATAAAAATACACGGATGGGATAAACATCAGAACACTGAAGGCATTGAAAAGATTAGAGAAGCAGTACGCGAGCGTGTAAGAAAATGCAGATTAGGAAAGAAAAACAAAGAATTGGATGTTACTTGCGATGTTACTGTAACACCCGGTAACGCTCAAAATATATTAAAGACTAAAGAAAATAAAATAGAAGAAGAGATTAAAGAAAAAGAGAACAAAGAACTGCGGCTGTTTAACAAGAAAATGAAAATCTTATCTCAATGCAAAGATGAGATCTCTAGCAAAGATTACACCGAACTTAAAAAGCTTTTAGATAGAGGGAGCTTCAAAGAATTTGATAAGATGTATATGAAGCTGGCCGCAAAGATAGAGAACAAAAAAAAGAAATGA
- the nusB gene encoding transcription antitermination factor NusB: MKKSNRREIREKVLQVLYAYEFNGEGLTLLTNEILSDVNSESDIAFAKQLINRVVANRNELDIQIRARVENWEMERIALIDRILLRIGIAELFYFQEIPPKVSINEVIDIAKDYSTANSGKFINGILDAILSDLKKEGTLNKSGRGLIEESLPKKSNDE; the protein is encoded by the coding sequence ATGAAAAAATCGAATAGAAGAGAAATAAGGGAAAAAGTTCTGCAAGTTCTTTATGCTTATGAGTTTAACGGTGAGGGACTTACACTGCTGACTAATGAAATTCTTTCAGATGTGAACAGTGAAAGTGATATTGCATTTGCCAAGCAACTAATTAACCGGGTAGTTGCCAATAGAAATGAACTTGATATTCAAATTCGTGCGAGAGTTGAAAATTGGGAAATGGAGAGAATTGCTCTTATTGATCGGATACTATTAAGAATTGGAATTGCCGAATTATTTTATTTTCAGGAGATACCGCCCAAAGTTTCGATTAACGAAGTAATTGATATTGCGAAAGATTATTCAACTGCAAACAGCGGTAAATTTATTAATGGTATTCTCGATGCAATTTTATCAGACCTCAAAAAAGAGGGAACACTGAATAAAAGCGGTAGAGGACTTATTGAAGAATCCTTACCAAAAAAATCCAATGACGAATAG
- a CDS encoding tyrosine-type recombinase/integrase has translation MNILTNNHKKISMNDSSQIMLSNKKAEGDLLRLIQRIVEQAIKEQYTINYDNDKLLCTLCSDFKKYLNDFGYSSKYQSSVKATLNKAEFLFGPEKKIHEITSKEIEEFIQFCRRKAPAGYKVDFRNIRTLFSKAISWNLIKENPCKLVKLPKEQQQRREYLTLSELQTVLTFIRLQVLKDIYLFAFQTALRLSELLNLRWSDVSINDGIITVGSESFRTKSRKIRTIPLSSEAIEILKRRFPKYINPVDDFVFTKKEGKQYSANFVSKNFKRALRSAGISENVCFHSLRHSSISHALNNGAPLSAVKDFAGHSSIQTTQNYLHTNMDDLRKVSQTFNKASQTLSIAVGDK, from the coding sequence ATGAATATACTTACAAACAATCACAAAAAAATTAGCATGAATGATTCTTCCCAAATAATGCTAAGCAACAAGAAAGCTGAAGGTGATCTGCTACGGCTTATTCAACGAATTGTTGAGCAAGCTATTAAGGAACAGTATACAATCAATTACGATAACGATAAATTGCTTTGCACCCTTTGCTCTGATTTTAAAAAATATCTAAATGATTTCGGCTACTCATCCAAATATCAATCATCCGTAAAAGCAACCCTCAACAAAGCTGAGTTTCTTTTTGGTCCCGAGAAAAAGATCCACGAAATAACATCCAAGGAAATTGAAGAATTCATTCAGTTTTGTAGACGTAAAGCACCGGCCGGTTATAAAGTTGATTTCAGAAATATAAGAACTCTTTTTTCAAAGGCGATAAGCTGGAACTTAATTAAGGAAAATCCATGTAAACTAGTGAAGCTACCCAAAGAGCAGCAGCAACGCCGTGAGTATCTAACCCTCAGCGAACTTCAAACCGTTCTAACATTCATTCGATTGCAAGTACTCAAAGATATTTATCTGTTCGCCTTCCAAACTGCATTGCGATTAAGTGAACTTCTAAATCTAAGATGGAGTGATGTTTCAATTAACGATGGAATTATCACGGTTGGGAGTGAGAGCTTCCGGACAAAATCAAGAAAAATTAGAACTATCCCTTTAAGCAGCGAAGCAATCGAAATACTAAAGAGAAGATTCCCCAAATACATTAATCCAGTGGATGATTTTGTTTTCACAAAGAAAGAAGGAAAACAATACTCGGCTAATTTTGTTAGTAAAAATTTTAAGCGTGCTCTCCGGAGTGCCGGTATATCAGAGAATGTATGCTTTCACAGTTTGCGTCATTCTTCCATAAGTCATGCTTTGAATAATGGAGCTCCCCTGTCAGCAGTAAAAGACTTTGCCGGGCATTCAAGTATTCAGACCACTCAGAATTATTTGCACACAAACATGGATGATCTGAGAAAGGTATCTCAAACATTCAATAAAGCATCTCAGACGTTAAGTATTGCCGTGGGTGATAAATGA
- a CDS encoding phage terminase large subunit family protein has protein sequence MDQSTYPQPVPLETIQRNLFWLVSELRTFIRPKPRQNVSEWALKNRYLSPEDCEKPGPWKDEGFEYLNGFMDAFNDPLVQYISVMKSAQTAFTQGALNLIGYIIDVQPGPILVAYPTESGVKKFSKRKLYPMLRDTATLHHKVSDSRKREGDNAILEKSFPGGFISMIGTNSPNALSSQSVQYLFLDELDRIPFEAGFEGDTVKVLQKRQQGFSNFKCIQISTPTFKGISRIEDAFINSDQRYYFAPCPQCNHFQTLRFENLKGWRIEKGVYEIEKTFYECENCKAELHERDKYYMVSHGEWRKTKPEIISHAGFFMNELYSSLSTWENVVKQFIDSKENQLKLRSFKNLVLGEVWEDQTTKDMDSNYLMKRCENYGPELPEDVIILTAGVDVQDDRLEMIVKGWGLHEESWLIDYKILRGDPSTSKLWNDLDIALGKTYQHAFGVPLLLAAVCIDAMGHFTQQVYNFTSAASRKNRRIYAVYGRSGDNMPIINFHPSKTRKGDSFAVGVDTAKELIFSRLSITEFGPGYMHFPFEIGIDKQTEKGISLDKEYFEQLTSEKLVTVYDKGLPKRTWKKLRARNEALDIEVYSTAAFYTLQYDENLLIKIRHRIKEIAEESKNPTQPVQKTDESIVRKKNWANDWR, from the coding sequence ATGGATCAATCAACATACCCTCAGCCAGTACCGTTAGAAACAATTCAGAGAAATCTGTTTTGGCTGGTAAGCGAACTGAGAACATTCATCAGACCAAAGCCCCGGCAAAACGTAAGTGAGTGGGCTTTAAAGAATCGCTATCTCTCTCCGGAAGATTGTGAGAAACCCGGACCGTGGAAAGATGAAGGGTTTGAATATCTTAATGGATTTATGGATGCTTTTAATGATCCCCTAGTTCAGTATATCAGTGTAATGAAATCTGCTCAAACTGCATTCACACAAGGTGCATTAAATTTGATCGGTTACATTATTGATGTTCAACCTGGCCCGATCTTAGTCGCATATCCAACAGAAAGCGGTGTTAAAAAATTCTCAAAGAGGAAGTTATACCCGATGCTGAGGGATACAGCAACACTTCACCATAAAGTTTCTGATTCTCGAAAACGTGAAGGTGATAATGCAATTTTAGAGAAATCTTTCCCGGGTGGATTTATTTCCATGATCGGGACCAACTCACCAAATGCACTTTCATCTCAAAGCGTACAATACCTTTTCCTAGATGAACTTGATAGAATTCCTTTTGAAGCTGGATTCGAAGGCGATACGGTGAAAGTATTACAGAAACGTCAACAAGGTTTTTCTAATTTCAAATGCATTCAGATCTCAACGCCCACCTTCAAAGGTATCAGCAGAATTGAAGATGCATTTATCAACTCTGATCAGAGATATTATTTCGCTCCATGTCCACAATGTAATCACTTCCAGACATTACGTTTTGAAAACTTGAAGGGATGGCGAATAGAGAAAGGTGTTTATGAAATTGAAAAAACTTTCTATGAGTGTGAAAATTGCAAAGCGGAACTTCATGAACGTGATAAGTATTACATGGTCTCTCATGGTGAATGGAGAAAAACAAAACCAGAGATTATTTCTCATGCTGGTTTTTTTATGAATGAACTTTACTCATCACTCTCAACCTGGGAAAATGTTGTTAAACAATTCATCGATTCAAAAGAGAATCAACTCAAATTGAGAAGCTTTAAAAATCTTGTACTTGGTGAAGTTTGGGAAGATCAAACAACAAAGGACATGGATTCAAATTACTTAATGAAGCGTTGTGAGAATTATGGTCCGGAACTTCCGGAAGATGTTATAATATTAACGGCCGGTGTTGATGTTCAAGATGACCGCTTAGAAATGATCGTGAAAGGATGGGGCTTACACGAAGAGAGCTGGTTGATTGATTATAAAATACTTCGCGGAGATCCTTCAACAAGTAAACTTTGGAACGATTTAGATATTGCGTTGGGCAAAACTTACCAACATGCCTTTGGTGTTCCTCTGCTACTTGCAGCTGTATGTATCGATGCAATGGGACACTTCACGCAACAAGTTTACAATTTCACTAGTGCAGCTTCACGTAAGAACAGAAGAATCTATGCTGTATACGGTCGATCGGGTGATAATATGCCGATCATTAATTTCCATCCTTCGAAAACTAGAAAAGGTGATTCATTCGCTGTGGGTGTTGATACTGCAAAAGAATTAATTTTTTCGCGTTTATCGATTACTGAGTTTGGCCCGGGTTACATGCACTTCCCTTTTGAAATTGGAATTGATAAACAAACTGAAAAAGGTATTTCACTTGATAAAGAATATTTCGAACAATTGACGAGTGAAAAACTGGTCACTGTTTATGATAAAGGATTACCTAAAAGAACCTGGAAGAAATTACGTGCACGCAATGAAGCACTTGATATTGAAGTCTATTCGACAGCAGCTTTTTATACACTTCAATATGATGAGAATCTATTAATCAAAATACGCCATAGGATAAAAGAAATTGCTGAAGAGTCAAAAAATCCTACTCAGCCGGTTCAAAAAACTGATGAATCAATTGTTAGAAAAAAGAATTGGGCGAATGACTGGCGATGA
- a CDS encoding VanZ family protein gives MQSNSFSNLLYKYISTNTLYCVYLPLIIYWITLFVLTTIPVDAVPQIFNNQDKIEHFVAYGALAFLLTLALSFQKKSKLISSKAFLFTFIFILSYGAVDELHQLFVPGRDCDLLDWLADSIGGSIGIGMVYLFLRSQLKIKDKVVTK, from the coding sequence ATGCAATCAAATTCATTCTCAAATCTTTTATATAAATATATCAGTACCAATACACTCTATTGCGTTTATCTTCCGTTGATTATTTATTGGATAACACTTTTTGTATTGACAACTATTCCGGTTGATGCTGTGCCTCAAATATTTAATAACCAGGATAAGATTGAACATTTTGTTGCTTATGGCGCATTGGCATTTTTGCTAACACTTGCGCTCTCTTTCCAAAAAAAATCAAAGCTGATATCATCTAAAGCGTTCTTATTTACTTTTATATTTATTTTATCTTACGGTGCAGTTGATGAACTTCACCAATTATTCGTACCTGGAAGGGATTGCGATTTATTAGATTGGCTTGCCGATTCAATTGGTGGTTCAATAGGCATTGGAATGGTTTATCTATTCTTGAGAAGTCAGTTAAAAATAAAAGACAAAGTAGTAACTAAGTAA
- a CDS encoding phage tail protein yields the protein MISIQHNINDAIKEFKRLQQNTIKAEVSANKKIAQQARTEIVKNARARYNIKASDAKDGVEVKHGSSNNPTSRIEFSTKPIPLFQFGARQTKPGASVMIIKGRRAVIRRSFIPTLSSTYENVFVRQSIGGKLVPRLPIRKLYGPSPAKMMFNHNAMTSALAFITSKWENIYLHELEYYNGK from the coding sequence ATGATTTCAATTCAACATAACATAAATGATGCGATCAAAGAGTTCAAGAGATTGCAGCAGAATACAATTAAGGCTGAGGTATCTGCAAACAAAAAGATTGCACAGCAGGCGCGAACTGAAATTGTTAAGAATGCGCGCGCTCGTTATAACATTAAGGCAAGTGATGCAAAGGACGGTGTTGAAGTAAAGCATGGATCCAGTAACAATCCAACTTCACGAATTGAATTCTCAACTAAACCAATTCCTTTATTTCAATTCGGGGCACGACAAACGAAACCTGGTGCATCGGTTATGATCATCAAAGGTAGACGTGCTGTCATTAGGAGATCATTCATTCCTACACTAAGCAGCACTTATGAGAATGTTTTTGTTCGTCAATCAATTGGTGGAAAACTTGTACCTCGTTTGCCGATTAGAAAACTTTACGGTCCTTCACCAGCAAAGATGATGTTCAATCATAATGCTATGACCTCAGCATTGGCATTCATTACCTCTAAGTGGGAAAATATTTATCTCCACGAACTTGAGTACTACAATGGGAAATAA
- a CDS encoding GIY-YIG nuclease family protein, with amino-acid sequence MIDKKELKKQYKQTLPPMGVYQIRNLVNGKIFIGSSKNLHGKSNSFRFQLNAGLHVNTQLQSEYTQLGEENFVFEVLDHVEPKEDLAHDFTNDLLTLEELWIEKLQPFGDKGYNKLKN; translated from the coding sequence ATGATTGACAAAAAGGAATTGAAGAAGCAATACAAACAAACTTTGCCGCCAATGGGCGTTTATCAAATAAGAAATTTGGTTAACGGCAAAATATTTATCGGAAGCAGTAAGAATTTACACGGAAAATCGAACAGTTTCAGATTCCAATTGAATGCCGGTTTGCATGTGAACACGCAACTTCAATCTGAATACACTCAGTTAGGTGAGGAAAATTTTGTATTTGAAGTGTTAGATCATGTTGAACCGAAGGAAGATCTTGCCCACGACTTTACAAATGATTTACTAACTCTTGAAGAATTATGGATCGAAAAACTTCAACCTTTCGGCGACAAAGGATACAATAAATTAAAGAATTGA
- a CDS encoding MFS transporter: MKNPYQKNPMTNRSGEKFRVFIWTLFDFANTSYSIVVVTFLYAVYFKQTVVGGRAVGDFYWSIGTSISMLITALISPVLGAIADYSAGKKRFLLFFTLACIISTSLLYFVNSGDVFLGLLLFIIANVGFEAGLVFYDSFLPEITAPKNFGRVSGYGFAMGYLGSLTTLALVYPFIKSNMIKETFPLSALVFFIFAIPLFIFIKDNRKIVARDQSFIRIGITRVLGTISHLKNYKNLSLFLLAFFFYIEGVNTVIYFSGNYASTTLHFTLEELIIFFLIVQTTAILGSLVFGFFADSFGQKKALVVSLVIWVFTILFAFFTSDKHGFVIQHLSEYLKYDAEKTSRMSFYVVGLLAGSVMGATQSTSRSLMSRLTPFERKTEFFGFYSLFGKSSAILGPLVFGYVSYVTGQQKFAILTICIFFVIGLGVLSLVEDKNEYEEKPESI; the protein is encoded by the coding sequence TTGAAGAATCCTTACCAAAAAAATCCAATGACGAATAGATCCGGCGAAAAGTTCAGGGTATTTATCTGGACTCTCTTCGATTTTGCGAACACTTCTTATTCAATTGTAGTTGTAACATTTCTTTATGCGGTCTATTTCAAACAGACAGTTGTTGGCGGGCGGGCTGTCGGCGATTTTTATTGGAGTATTGGAACAAGCATTTCAATGCTGATTACTGCGTTAATCTCTCCGGTGCTCGGTGCTATCGCGGATTATTCTGCCGGTAAAAAAAGATTTCTGCTTTTCTTTACTCTCGCTTGTATTATTTCAACCTCGCTGCTTTACTTCGTAAATAGTGGAGATGTATTTCTTGGGCTTCTACTTTTTATTATCGCAAATGTAGGCTTCGAAGCCGGATTAGTGTTTTATGATTCATTCCTTCCGGAAATAACTGCACCTAAAAATTTTGGACGAGTAAGCGGTTATGGATTCGCGATGGGTTATTTAGGCTCTTTAACAACTCTCGCATTGGTTTATCCATTCATCAAATCAAATATGATTAAAGAGACATTTCCATTATCGGCACTGGTGTTTTTTATCTTTGCCATACCACTTTTTATTTTTATAAAAGATAACAGAAAAATAGTTGCTAGAGATCAGTCCTTTATCAGAATTGGAATAACGCGAGTCTTAGGTACAATTTCTCATTTAAAAAATTATAAAAACTTATCCTTGTTCTTGCTTGCATTTTTCTTTTACATAGAAGGGGTTAATACAGTTATCTATTTCTCCGGAAATTATGCAAGTACAACGCTCCATTTTACACTCGAAGAATTAATTATATTTTTCCTAATAGTCCAAACAACAGCAATTCTTGGCTCTCTTGTATTCGGTTTTTTTGCAGATTCTTTTGGACAAAAAAAAGCTCTTGTTGTTTCTTTGGTAATTTGGGTTTTCACAATACTATTCGCTTTTTTCACTAGTGACAAGCATGGTTTTGTGATTCAGCATTTAAGCGAATATCTTAAGTACGATGCGGAAAAAACTTCTAGAATGAGTTTTTATGTTGTTGGATTGCTTGCTGGTAGTGTAATGGGGGCAACTCAATCGACAAGCCGAAGTCTAATGTCCAGATTAACTCCATTCGAAAGAAAAACCGAATTTTTCGGATTCTATTCACTGTTTGGAAAGAGTTCCGCAATTTTAGGACCCTTAGTCTTTGGCTATGTAAGCTATGTTACGGGTCAGCAAAAATTTGCCATACTAACAATTTGTATCTTTTTTGTTATCGGTCTTGGAGTATTGAGTTTGGTAGAAGATAAAAATGAGTATGAAGAAAAACCGGAATCAATCTGA